A window from Mytilus galloprovincialis chromosome 8, xbMytGall1.hap1.1, whole genome shotgun sequence encodes these proteins:
- the LOC143041970 gene encoding exosome complex component RRP45-like, which produces MRETPLSNCEREFIRKALGERKRLDGRQAYDYRTLKIAFGYDRGCCRVDLGQTRVLAQVSCEITSPKQQRPSDGVLFVNVELSPMACPVFEVGRMSDQGVEINRILERCLKESRCVDTESLCIIAGEKVWQIRVDVHVMNHDGNLIDCSSIAAITALAHFRRPDVTVDGTDVIVHTIEEKDPLPLSVHHMPICVSFSFYEQGKFLLVDPSDKEEKVMDGKMVIGMNKHREICSLQVTGQMLLLKDQVLRCSNIAVVKVTEITEWIQKALENDRQARSNGERFGFREAVVMDTVTTNQMNPEKIKVEETDQSPAGSDDEVTMETNGHLSDEDSKVPEVKILAKGVGCIGDGGASKWEVDDKMEEEIKSESIILSKKVKKEKPADVIILDDSDEEGTTMLQADDLNTIPDRVVIPTKTSDSTDLSAAIKKKKKDKKKKKQKDVT; this is translated from the exons AGATTAGATGGGAGACAGGCATATGACTACAGAACACTTAAGATTGCCTTTGGGTATGATAGAGGATGTTGTCGTGTTGATCTTGGTCAGACAAG GGTATTGGCACAAGTATCATGTGAAATTACATCACCAAAACAACAGAGACCATCAGATggtgttttatttgtaaatgttgagttatctcccatggcATGTCCAGTATTTGAAGTTGGAAG AATGTCAGACCAGGGAGTAGAAATCAACAGAATCTTAGAAAGATGTTTGAAAGAATCTAGATGTGTTGATACTGAATCTCTGTGTATTATAGCCGGTGAAAAG GTTTGGCAGATTAGAGTAGATGTACATGTAATGAATCATGACGGAAACCTGATAGATTGTTCCAGTATAGCAGCCATTACAGCATTGGCACATTTCAg acGACCTGATGTTACAGTTGATGGCACAGATGTTATAGTT CACACCATAGAAGAAAAGGACCCATTACCACTCAGTGTTCACCATATGCCTATCTGTGTATCGTTTTCATTCTATGAACAAGG GAAATTTTTATTGGTTGATCCATCTGACAAGGAAGAGAAAGTTATGGATGGAAAGATGGTGATAGGGATGAACAAACACAGAGAAATATGCTCACTACAGGTCACAGGTCAAATGTTATTGTTAAAAGATCAG GTTCTAAGATGTTCCAATATTGCTGTTGTTAAGGTTACAGAAATAACAGAATGGATACAGAAAGCACTTGAAAATGACCGACAAGCTAg atcaaatggTGAAAGATTTGGCTTCCGTGAAGCAGTTGTGATGGATACAGTTACAACCAATCAAATGAATCCAGAAAAAATTAAAGTAGAAGAAACTGACCAATCACCAGCTGGATCAGATGATGAGGTTACTATGGAAACCAATGGTCACTTAAGTGATGA AGACAGTAAAGTGCCAGAAGTCAAAATATTG GCTAAAGGTGTTGGTTGTATTGGAGATGGTGGAGCATCCAAGTGGGAAGTTGATGATAAAATGGAGGAAGAAATCAAATCAGAATCAATTATACTGTCAAAGAAAGTCAAAAAGGAGAAACCTGCAG aTGTTATTATACTTGATGATAGTGATGAAGAAGGAACCACTATGTTACAAGCTGATGATTTAAATACTATACCTGACAG GGTGGTGATACCTACGAAAACATCAGACTCTACAGATCTATCAGCTGccattaaaaagaagaaaaaagacaagaaaaagaaaaaacagaaGGATGTTACATAA